In Paracoccus aerodenitrificans, the following are encoded in one genomic region:
- the nqrE gene encoding NADH:ubiquinone reductase (Na(+)-transporting) subunit E, whose amino-acid sequence MEGLLSLAVRAIFVENMALAFFLGMCTFLAVSKKISTAIGLGISVVIVQAITVPTNNLLLNVLLKPGALAWAGFPDVDLTFLGLICYIGVIAAMVQILEMILDKYFPPLYNALGIFLPLITVNCAILGGSLFMVERDYSFAESAVYGVSSGFGWALAIAAMAGVREKLKYSDIPDGLQGLGITFITAGLMAMAFMSFSGVNL is encoded by the coding sequence ATGGAAGGGCTTCTCTCTCTCGCTGTCCGGGCCATTTTTGTCGAGAATATGGCTCTGGCCTTCTTTCTGGGGATGTGCACCTTTCTTGCCGTCTCGAAGAAGATTTCGACCGCAATCGGTCTGGGTATCTCGGTGGTGATCGTTCAGGCGATCACCGTGCCGACCAATAACCTGCTGCTGAATGTCCTGCTGAAGCCCGGCGCACTTGCATGGGCAGGCTTTCCGGATGTCGATCTGACCTTTCTGGGGCTGATCTGCTATATCGGCGTGATCGCGGCGATGGTGCAGATCCTCGAAATGATCCTCGATAAGTATTTCCCGCCGCTTTACAACGCGCTTGGCATCTTCCTGCCCCTGATCACGGTGAACTGCGCCATCCTTGGCGGCTCGCTGTTCATGGTCGAGCGGGATTACAGCTTCGCGGAATCGGCGGTCTATGGCGTATCATCCGGCTTCGGTTGGGCGCTTGCGATTGCCGCGATGGCGGGGGTACGCGAAAAGCTGAAATATTCCGATATCCCCGACGGGCTTCAGGGTCTTGGAATTACCTTTATTACGGCCGGATTGATGGCAATGGCATTCATGTCCTTCTCCGGCGTGAATCTGTAA
- the nqrF gene encoding NADH:ubiquinone reductase (Na(+)-transporting) subunit F, producing MQTFTLGVALFTVIVLALVTIILLARSKLVSSGNVDITINGEKTISVPAGGKLLQTLASQKLFVSSACGGGGTCAQCRVKVLSGGGSILPTEESHITKREAAEGDRLSCQVAVKQDMQIVVPEEVFGVKKWECTVRSNDNVATFIKALVLELPEGENVDFRAGGYIQIEAPAHKLSYKDFDVADEYREDWDKFNLWQYESVVAEPIERAYSMANYPEEKGIIMLNVRVASPPPGSNGIPPGKMSSYIFNLKPGDKVTISGPFGEFFARDTDKEMIFVGGGAGMAPMRSHIFDQLKRLKNKDRKITFWYGARSKREMFFVEDFDELAAEFPNFTWHVALSDALPEDDWKGYTGFIHNVLYEEYLKNHPAPEDCEYYMCGPPIMNQSVINMLLDLGVDREDIMLDDFGG from the coding sequence ATGCAAACCTTCACGCTTGGCGTCGCATTGTTCACGGTGATCGTGCTGGCATTGGTCACGATCATTCTGCTTGCGCGGTCGAAACTGGTTTCCAGCGGCAATGTCGATATCACGATCAACGGCGAAAAGACGATTTCCGTCCCGGCAGGCGGTAAGCTTCTGCAAACGCTGGCGTCGCAGAAGCTGTTCGTGTCCTCGGCCTGCGGCGGCGGTGGCACCTGTGCGCAATGCCGGGTCAAGGTCCTGTCCGGCGGTGGCTCTATCCTGCCGACCGAGGAAAGCCATATCACCAAGCGCGAAGCGGCCGAGGGCGACCGCCTGTCCTGTCAGGTCGCGGTCAAGCAGGACATGCAGATCGTCGTCCCGGAAGAGGTGTTCGGCGTCAAAAAATGGGAATGCACGGTGCGGTCGAACGACAATGTCGCGACCTTCATCAAGGCTCTGGTTCTGGAACTGCCCGAGGGGGAGAATGTCGATTTCCGCGCCGGCGGCTATATCCAGATCGAGGCTCCGGCCCATAAGCTGAGCTATAAGGATTTCGACGTCGCCGACGAATATCGCGAGGACTGGGACAAGTTCAATCTGTGGCAATATGAATCGGTCGTCGCCGAACCGATCGAGCGGGCCTATTCGATGGCGAACTACCCCGAGGAAAAGGGCATCATCATGCTGAATGTCCGCGTGGCGTCTCCGCCGCCGGGATCGAACGGCATTCCGCCGGGCAAGATGTCGTCCTATATCTTCAACCTGAAACCGGGCGACAAGGTGACCATCTCTGGCCCGTTCGGTGAGTTTTTCGCCCGAGACACCGACAAGGAAATGATCTTTGTCGGCGGTGGTGCGGGTATGGCGCCGATGCGCAGCCATATCTTCGACCAGCTCAAGCGGCTGAAGAACAAGGACCGGAAGATCACCTTCTGGTATGGCGCACGGTCAAAACGCGAGATGTTCTTCGTCGAGGATTTCGATGAACTCGCCGCGGAATTCCCCAATTTCACCTGGCATGTCGCCCTGTCGGACGCGCTGCCAGAGGATGACTGGAAGGGCTATACCGGTTTCATCCATAATGTCCTTTATGAGGAATACCTCAAGAACCACCCGGCACCCGAGGATTGCGAATATTACATGTGCGGCCCGCCGATCATGAACCAGTCGGTCATCAATATGCTGCTGGATCTGGGTGTGGACCGCGAGGATATCATGCTGGACGATTTCGGCGGCTGA
- a CDS encoding long-chain fatty acid--CoA ligase: protein MSGTMMYDELTINSLIDHAARFHGKTEIVSVETTGGVDRSEWASIGGNARRLGAALDGLGVAADARVGTIAWNNRRHLEIYFGAAGSGRVTHTINPRLTPEQLAYIVNHAADEVLMFDATFLPLIGALRTHLDSVRHLVLMGPRDSDAASHIPGLLFYDELLAEADPGWQWPHIDENRPAAMCYTSGTTGNPKGVQYTHRSIVLHSIAGNQPDGLGVSARDTVMPVVPMFHVNAWGVPYIAAQAGARLVLPGPNLDGESLALLIDAERVTISLGVPTIWMGLLAGLKKTGATAESMTRTVVGGAALPPSMIPAFRDGYGVELIHAWGMTETSPLGTLNHLLQKHEALSPEERAEIRLGQGRPPWGVDLRIVDEDGAVLPHDGETQGHLQIRGHWIVESYFNRDETALTDDGWFETGDIATIDPDGYMVIRDRAKDIIKSGGEWISTVELENIAIAHPGITNAAAIGARHQKWGERPVLLAVAEKEAPPDEADIREFYKGKVASWQVPDRIIFVDELPIGATGKVLKAKLREAYGDVLI from the coding sequence ATGTCCGGAACGATGATGTATGACGAGTTGACAATCAACTCGCTGATCGACCATGCGGCACGGTTTCACGGCAAGACGGAAATTGTCTCGGTCGAAACGACCGGCGGGGTGGATCGCAGCGAGTGGGCATCAATTGGCGGTAATGCACGCAGGCTGGGGGCGGCGCTTGATGGTTTGGGAGTCGCGGCGGATGCGCGGGTCGGCACGATCGCCTGGAATAATCGCCGCCATCTTGAGATCTATTTCGGGGCAGCCGGATCGGGCCGCGTGACCCATACCATCAACCCGCGCCTGACTCCTGAGCAGCTTGCCTATATCGTGAACCATGCGGCTGACGAAGTGCTGATGTTCGATGCGACCTTCCTGCCGCTGATCGGTGCCTTGCGGACGCATCTGGACTCGGTCAGGCATCTGGTGCTGATGGGACCGCGCGACAGTGACGCCGCATCGCATATTCCCGGCCTGCTGTTCTATGACGAATTGCTGGCCGAGGCCGATCCCGGCTGGCAATGGCCGCATATCGACGAAAACCGTCCGGCGGCGATGTGCTATACCTCGGGGACGACAGGCAATCCGAAAGGGGTGCAGTACACGCATCGCTCGATTGTGCTGCACTCGATTGCCGGGAACCAGCCTGACGGGTTGGGGGTCTCGGCCCGCGATACGGTGATGCCTGTAGTGCCGATGTTCCATGTGAACGCATGGGGCGTGCCGTATATCGCCGCGCAGGCAGGGGCGCGGCTTGTTCTGCCCGGCCCCAATCTGGACGGCGAAAGCCTGGCCCTGTTGATCGATGCCGAGCGTGTGACCATCAGCCTGGGCGTGCCGACCATCTGGATGGGGCTTCTGGCCGGGTTGAAGAAGACGGGCGCGACGGCTGAATCGATGACCCGCACGGTCGTCGGCGGTGCGGCGCTTCCGCCAAGCATGATCCCGGCATTCCGCGATGGCTATGGGGTCGAACTCATCCACGCCTGGGGCATGACCGAAACCAGCCCTCTGGGGACGCTGAACCATCTTTTGCAGAAGCATGAGGCGCTTTCCCCCGAGGAGCGGGCAGAGATCAGGCTGGGTCAGGGTCGCCCGCCCTGGGGCGTGGATCTGCGCATCGTCGATGAGGACGGCGCGGTGCTGCCTCATGACGGCGAGACTCAGGGGCATTTGCAGATCCGGGGGCACTGGATCGTCGAGAGCTATTTCAACCGCGATGAGACCGCGCTGACCGATGATGGCTGGTTCGAGACAGGCGATATCGCCACTATCGACCCGGATGGCTATATGGTCATCCGCGACCGCGCCAAGGATATCATCAAATCGGGTGGCGAGTGGATATCGACTGTCGAGCTGGAGAATATCGCCATCGCCCATCCGGGCATTACCAACGCCGCCGCTATCGGCGCCCGGCATCAGAAATGGGGTGAGCGCCCGGTTCTGCTTGCAGTCGCCGAAAAGGAAGCCCCGCCGGATGAGGCCGATATCCGTGAGTTCTACAAGGGCAAGGTTGCAAGCTGGCAGGTGCCGGACAGGATAATCTTCGTGGATGAGCTGCCAATTGGGGCGACGGGGAAGGTCCTGAAGGCGAAGCTGCGCGAAGCCTATGGCGATGTGCTGATCTGA
- a CDS encoding ABC transporter ATP-binding protein yields MATMEIRSATKNYGAVRVLEDINLQIADGEFIVLVGPSGCGKSTLLRMIAGLEEITGGELFIDGRLMNLLPPKARDIAMVFQSYALYPHMTVADNMSYSLRLRRTGKPTIQQKLRDASAKLGLDTLLDRKPKALSGGQRQRVAMGRAIVRQPKAFLFDEPLSNLDARLREHMRAEIRKLHRELGATSIYVTHDQVEAMTLADRIVAMHGGQIQQVGTPLELYDRPANLFVAGFIGSPGMNLMRGRIEGGTFRLSDGGAVSLPGNIKAADGDATLGIRPEHVAVANGEGDFRASVELVEPTGHGIILHLSLAGMAFKVLTNDRRWLDPGPDLRISLPAELLHLFDAEGVRI; encoded by the coding sequence ATGGCGACAATGGAAATCCGTTCCGCAACCAAGAATTACGGCGCCGTCCGCGTGCTTGAGGATATCAATCTTCAGATTGCCGATGGAGAGTTCATCGTCCTGGTCGGTCCCTCTGGCTGCGGCAAGTCCACATTGCTGCGCATGATCGCCGGGCTGGAAGAGATTACCGGCGGAGAGTTGTTCATCGATGGCAGGCTGATGAATCTTCTGCCGCCGAAGGCCCGCGATATCGCGATGGTTTTTCAAAGCTATGCGCTGTATCCGCATATGACGGTTGCAGATAATATGAGCTATTCGCTGAGGCTGCGGCGCACAGGAAAGCCGACAATCCAGCAAAAGCTGCGCGATGCCTCGGCCAAGCTGGGTCTGGATACGCTGCTGGACCGCAAGCCGAAGGCGCTTTCCGGCGGTCAACGGCAGCGTGTAGCGATGGGCCGTGCGATTGTCCGTCAGCCCAAGGCGTTCCTGTTTGATGAGCCTCTGTCCAATCTCGATGCGCGTTTGCGCGAACATATGCGGGCAGAGATCCGCAAATTGCATCGTGAACTCGGCGCAACCTCGATCTATGTCACCCATGATCAGGTCGAGGCGATGACCCTTGCCGACCGTATCGTCGCCATGCATGGCGGGCAGATCCAGCAGGTCGGCACACCGCTTGAGCTTTATGATCGCCCGGCAAACCTGTTCGTCGCCGGGTTCATCGGGTCTCCGGGCATGAACCTGATGCGCGGACGGATCGAGGGCGGGACGTTCCGGCTGAGTGATGGGGGTGCGGTATCCTTGCCGGGCAATATAAAGGCTGCGGATGGGGATGCGACGCTGGGTATCCGCCCCGAACATGTCGCCGTTGCCAATGGAGAAGGCGATTTCAGGGCTTCGGTCGAGTTGGTGGAACCCACGGGCCACGGTATCATCCTGCATCTTTCGCTGGCAGGTATGGCGTTCAAGGTGCTGACCAATGACCGGAGATGGCTGGATCCCGGGCCGGATCTTCGCATATCCCTGCCTGCCGAGCTTCTGCATCTTTTCGATGCGGAAGGCGTCAGGATCTGA
- a CDS encoding carbohydrate ABC transporter permease — protein MTGAKFLRIAAHRIAILCFIAFSLFPLFWLLKVSVTPNELLFSEGIRLWPSRITLDHFRFVLAHSEFPRFFTNSLIVSGLTAIMATILAALMGYALSRFRFRGRLWLAGALLITQMFPIVMLVAPIFKLLSPLGLTNSLTGLVIVYTAFNVPFASFLMQGFFDGIPNDLEQAAMIDGASRFTAFRQIILPLALPGIAATLGFIFTAAWSEMLFALMLISGNENATFPVGLLGFVSKFSVDYGQMMAAGVLALIPACLFFLLIQRYLVQGMTAGAVKG, from the coding sequence ATGACCGGAGCAAAATTCCTCCGTATCGCCGCGCATCGCATCGCGATACTGTGCTTCATCGCATTTTCACTGTTCCCGCTTTTCTGGCTGCTGAAAGTTTCGGTCACGCCGAATGAGCTGCTTTTTTCCGAGGGAATACGCCTCTGGCCCTCGCGCATCACCCTGGATCATTTCCGCTTCGTACTTGCCCACAGCGAATTTCCCAGGTTTTTCACGAACAGTCTGATCGTATCGGGGCTGACGGCAATTATGGCGACGATCCTTGCGGCGCTGATGGGATATGCGCTGTCGCGGTTCCGGTTTCGCGGCAGATTGTGGCTGGCCGGGGCGCTGCTGATCACACAGATGTTTCCCATTGTCATGCTGGTTGCGCCGATCTTCAAGCTGCTCTCGCCGCTTGGGCTGACCAACAGCCTGACCGGGCTTGTAATCGTCTATACTGCCTTCAACGTGCCGTTTGCCTCGTTCCTGATGCAGGGATTCTTCGACGGTATTCCGAACGATCTCGAACAGGCGGCGATGATCGACGGCGCAAGCCGGTTCACCGCGTTTAGGCAGATCATTCTTCCTCTGGCCCTGCCCGGCATCGCGGCGACTTTGGGTTTCATCTTCACCGCTGCCTGGTCGGAGATGCTCTTTGCACTGATGCTGATTTCCGGCAATGAAAACGCGACATTCCCCGTCGGGCTTCTGGGCTTCGTGTCGAAATTCTCGGTCGATTACGGCCAGATGATGGCTGCGGGCGTGCTGGCTCTGATACCGGCCTGCCTCTTTTTCCTGCTGATCCAACGCTATCTGGTGCAGGGCATGACTGCTGGCGCAGTGAAGGGATAA
- a CDS encoding carbohydrate ABC transporter permease gives MTAISSYRTHRPPFRQRIASTLEPWFYCAPVLFLIVAVMLVPLILGISYAFRDIRLLDPFSGGFVGLEHFRSLGQDAAFLRSLKNTLWWTGATVFFQLIFGLTLALLLNTPFRGRGIAQALVFLPWAVPTFLAGLNWAWLFNPVIGPIPHWLAGLGLMEEPSNILADPSIAMWGPIIAAIWWGIPFFAITLLAALQAIPKDLYEAAAIDGASPVQSFWSITLPYLAPVIAITVLLRTVWVANFADLIIVMTNGGPADRTQTVASYIFTQAFTRLDFGYASAVALVLLALLLAYSLVILILRQKLSDRAV, from the coding sequence ATGACCGCAATATCTTCATATCGTACGCACCGGCCCCCATTCCGGCAGCGTATCGCTTCGACGCTTGAACCGTGGTTCTATTGCGCTCCGGTCCTGTTTCTGATCGTCGCGGTGATGCTTGTGCCGCTGATCCTGGGAATATCCTATGCGTTCCGGGATATAAGGTTGCTCGATCCGTTTTCCGGCGGGTTTGTGGGGTTAGAACATTTCCGCTCTCTCGGTCAGGACGCCGCCTTTCTGCGCTCGCTGAAGAACACGCTCTGGTGGACGGGCGCGACGGTGTTTTTTCAGCTGATTTTCGGCTTGACGCTCGCCCTGTTGCTGAACACGCCCTTCCGGGGCCGCGGGATCGCGCAGGCGCTTGTCTTCCTGCCCTGGGCCGTGCCGACCTTTCTGGCCGGCCTCAACTGGGCATGGCTGTTCAACCCGGTGATCGGGCCGATTCCGCACTGGCTTGCCGGATTGGGTCTGATGGAGGAGCCATCAAATATCCTTGCCGATCCGTCAATCGCCATGTGGGGACCGATCATCGCCGCGATATGGTGGGGCATCCCGTTTTTCGCCATTACGCTTCTGGCCGCGCTGCAGGCCATCCCGAAAGATCTGTATGAGGCAGCGGCAATCGACGGTGCCAGCCCGGTACAAAGCTTCTGGTCGATTACATTGCCCTATCTGGCGCCGGTGATTGCCATAACCGTGCTGCTCCGTACCGTCTGGGTGGCGAATTTCGCGGATCTGATCATCGTGATGACCAATGGGGGGCCGGCGGACAGGACCCAGACCGTGGCCAGCTATATCTTCACGCAAGCCTTCACGCGGCTGGATTTCGGCTATGCCTCGGCGGTGGCGCTTGTCCTGCTGGCGCTGCTTCTGGCCTATTCGCTGGTCATCCTGATCCTGCGCCAGAAACTGTCAGATCGGGCGGTGTGA
- a CDS encoding ABC transporter substrate-binding protein — protein sequence MKKQISAGILALIAATGTAHAETTLRMVEVITSPARTETLKEIVAGFEAANPGTTVEIISLPWGEAFQKFATMVSAGDVPDVVEMPDTWLSLYANNGLLESLELYLAEWEYTPDLTARALELGRTIDDTAYMLPYGFYLRALFYNKELLAEAGAKPPATLQEFRAASEAVSALPGKSGYCMRGGPGGLNGWMMAAATMAGDNSYFTEDGVSTMDSEGWTKGIEWYVNLYKDGLAPKDSVNWGFNEIVAGFYSGTCAFLDQDPDALIAIAERMSEDQFGVVPMPKGPDGKAFPTIGFAGWSMMAASEHKDLSWKLIAALEGPEGNIAWNKTIGALPVLKSAEQDEFYASPAFKGWFDGLSDENIVPTVMPSHLEEFAFFKDSMAISTGQQALLGEITPQELATQWAEYLTKAQQKAMSE from the coding sequence ATGAAAAAACAGATCAGCGCGGGTATTTTGGCCCTGATCGCGGCGACGGGTACGGCGCACGCCGAAACCACGCTTCGGATGGTCGAGGTGATCACCAGCCCGGCACGGACCGAAACGCTGAAAGAAATCGTCGCAGGATTCGAAGCCGCCAATCCCGGCACCACGGTCGAGATCATTTCCCTGCCCTGGGGCGAGGCGTTTCAGAAATTCGCCACGATGGTCTCTGCCGGAGACGTGCCCGACGTGGTGGAAATGCCCGATACCTGGCTGTCGCTCTATGCAAATAACGGCCTGCTGGAAAGCTTGGAGCTCTATCTTGCGGAATGGGAATATACGCCGGATCTGACCGCTCGCGCCTTAGAACTTGGCCGCACCATCGACGACACCGCCTATATGCTGCCCTACGGCTTCTATCTGCGGGCCTTGTTCTACAATAAGGAATTGCTTGCCGAAGCCGGTGCAAAGCCCCCAGCCACACTGCAGGAATTTCGCGCCGCCTCCGAAGCCGTCTCGGCCCTGCCGGGAAAGTCGGGTTACTGCATGCGCGGCGGCCCGGGCGGGCTGAATGGCTGGATGATGGCCGCCGCGACGATGGCAGGCGATAACAGCTACTTCACCGAAGACGGCGTTTCGACAATGGACAGCGAAGGCTGGACCAAAGGGATCGAGTGGTATGTGAATCTCTATAAGGATGGGCTGGCACCGAAGGACAGCGTGAATTGGGGATTCAATGAAATCGTAGCCGGGTTCTATTCCGGCACCTGCGCTTTTCTGGATCAGGACCCTGACGCACTGATCGCCATTGCCGAGCGTATGTCCGAAGATCAGTTCGGTGTCGTTCCCATGCCCAAGGGACCGGATGGGAAGGCCTTTCCGACAATCGGCTTTGCAGGCTGGTCGATGATGGCGGCCTCTGAACACAAGGATCTGTCGTGGAAGCTGATCGCGGCGCTTGAGGGCCCCGAGGGGAATATCGCTTGGAACAAGACCATCGGTGCTCTGCCGGTCCTGAAATCCGCCGAACAGGATGAGTTCTACGCCAGCCCGGCCTTCAAGGGCTGGTTCGACGGGCTGTCCGATGAGAATATCGTGCCGACCGTCATGCCGAGCCATCTTGAGGAGTTCGCCTTCTTCAAGGACTCGATGGCGATTTCCACGGGGCAGCAGGCACTGCTTGGTGAGATCACACCGCAAGAGCTGGCAACGCAATGGGCAGAGTATCTGACCAAAGCGCAACAAAAGGCGATGTCGGAATAA
- a CDS encoding PLP-dependent transferase — translation MTQSYDDARLITAHDEESILSAVVPPIVQTSLFTFDSFDEMLATYRGEIRRPVYSRGLNPTVRQFEEKIARLEKTDDAIAFASGMAAISAAVLGNVSTGDRVLAIRNVYPDAFRLFGTHLARMGIQVDYVDGTDPDAVAHALPGAKLLYLESATSWMIEPLDIARLSDAARHHGAMTVVDNSWPTPVFQNPITLGADLVLHSASKYIGGHSDVVAGVVAGPEARIAHLRDEIYPYLGGRIAPMDAWLLLRGLRTLPLRMAAHQESALEIARRLQDLDCVAKVMHPGLAPLPPGLRGTTGLFSVEFHDRIDIRSFCDALKLFRLGVSWGGHESLIVPGEVMLSQQARPNAAREFGISAHSVRLHVGLEGTEALWTDLKAAISAADKSAR, via the coding sequence ATGACGCAAAGCTACGATGACGCGCGTCTGATCACGGCACATGATGAGGAAAGCATTCTCTCCGCCGTTGTCCCGCCCATCGTGCAGACCTCGCTGTTCACTTTTGACAGTTTCGACGAAATGTTGGCCACCTATCGCGGAGAGATCAGGCGACCGGTCTATAGCCGCGGCCTGAACCCCACCGTCCGGCAATTTGAGGAAAAGATTGCGCGTCTGGAAAAGACCGATGACGCGATTGCCTTCGCCTCGGGCATGGCGGCGATTTCGGCGGCGGTGCTGGGGAATGTTTCGACCGGGGACCGGGTGCTTGCAATCCGGAACGTCTATCCGGATGCGTTCCGCCTGTTCGGTACGCATCTGGCACGTATGGGAATACAGGTGGATTATGTCGACGGCACCGATCCCGATGCGGTCGCCCATGCGCTTCCCGGCGCGAAACTGCTGTATCTGGAAAGCGCGACAAGCTGGATGATCGAGCCGCTTGACATTGCGCGGCTCAGCGATGCGGCGCGGCATCACGGCGCGATGACCGTCGTGGATAATAGCTGGCCGACTCCGGTCTTTCAGAACCCGATCACGCTTGGGGCCGATCTGGTTCTGCATTCCGCCTCGAAATATATCGGCGGCCACAGCGATGTGGTAGCGGGCGTCGTTGCCGGGCCAGAGGCGCGGATTGCGCATTTGCGGGACGAAATCTATCCATATCTCGGCGGACGCATTGCACCGATGGATGCCTGGCTGCTGCTGCGCGGCCTGCGTACGCTGCCTTTGCGCATGGCGGCGCATCAGGAAAGCGCGTTGGAAATCGCGCGGCGATTGCAGGATCTGGATTGCGTCGCCAAGGTCATGCATCCCGGACTTGCACCCTTGCCGCCGGGTCTGCGCGGCACCACGGGACTTTTCTCTGTCGAGTTTCACGACAGGATCGATATTCGCAGCTTCTGTGACGCCTTGAAGCTGTTCAGGCTGGGCGTGAGTTGGGGCGGCCATGAAAGCCTTATCGTACCGGGAGAGGTCATGCTGAGCCAGCAGGCTAGGCCGAATGCCGCCAGAGAATTCGGCATCTCGGCACATTCGGTACGGCTGCATGTCGGGCTTGAGGGAACGGAGGCTCTCTGGACCGATCTGAAAGCGGCGATCAGCGCCGCCGATAAAAGCGCCCGGTGA
- a CDS encoding FadR/GntR family transcriptional regulator: MNPFSDLDDATSVYSFPGKGRHVLDALTGYIKRHNLRPGDRLPTEREFSMVLKIARSSIREAFSQLSALGIIESRAGSGTYLLRHVSPDTIYMPLSLSVDNLAEMLLMTLEVRRGIEIEASMAAARRRTQSDITRMRAALEAIERTHHSEEGSGPADFAFHMAIYDAAHNPLFRQLLEQMRDRFGRFWERPFGRHDFASRSFPFHRTLFDAIVAGDAEAAAAETRKILDVVEEDIRDMGP; the protein is encoded by the coding sequence ATGAACCCTTTTTCAGATCTTGACGATGCAACGTCGGTGTACAGCTTTCCGGGCAAAGGGCGGCATGTTCTCGACGCGCTGACCGGCTATATCAAACGGCATAATCTCAGGCCCGGCGACCGCCTGCCCACCGAGCGGGAGTTCTCGATGGTGCTGAAAATCGCCCGCTCCAGCATACGTGAGGCGTTCAGCCAGCTTTCCGCGCTTGGAATCATCGAATCAAGGGCCGGGTCCGGAACCTATCTGCTCCGGCATGTCTCGCCCGATACGATTTACATGCCGCTCAGCCTGTCGGTCGACAATCTGGCCGAAATGCTTCTGATGACGCTGGAAGTCCGCCGGGGAATCGAAATCGAGGCCTCGATGGCCGCAGCACGACGCCGGACGCAGAGCGATATCACGCGGATGCGTGCCGCTCTGGAGGCGATAGAGCGGACGCATCACAGCGAAGAGGGCAGCGGCCCGGCGGATTTCGCCTTCCACATGGCAATCTATGATGCCGCGCATAATCCTCTTTTCAGGCAGCTTCTGGAACAGATGCGCGACCGCTTCGGCCGGTTCTGGGAACGCCCTTTCGGGCGGCATGATTTCGCATCCCGCTCATTCCCGTTTCACCGCACCCTGTTCGACGCAATCGTCGCCGGAGATGCGGAAGCAGCCGCAGCCGAAACGCGGAAAATCCTCGACGTGGTCGAAGAAGATATCAGGGATATGGGCCCATGA